The DNA window GACTATCAGCCCGATGGGCTGCCGCTGTTTCTGGATGCGCTGCAGCGACGTCTGGGGGAAACGCTCGCCGATGCCTGAGTAGCGGCGTCGCCTTCAGCGGCAACACCGGCGGGCGGCGGCCCTGCCGGTGAGCTGACGATAAGACTTACTCGTTGCCCCACTGATTGAGGAAGTTAGCGATATCGTCAATACGGCGCTCGTCAACGGCCGCCTCGCGGGCCATCTCCTGCTGCGCTTCTTCGTCGATCTCTTCGTTATTGGTTAACCGTGCAATCAGCAGCTGAAAATAGCGCGCCAGCGCATCGCGTTCCTCATCCTTAACCGGGGCAGCCGCTTCGGTCTCGTATTCGTCCACGATGTCATAAAATTTCAGGGGGATGTCATTACTCATCTGTCGTCCTCAGGATTGGCGTCAGGGCCGGGGTTAGCGCACAGCGGCGGGCGAATATCATAGCATGCGGCCGGTAGGCTGCAGGAGAGGAAAAATCGCCGCGCCGGCGAGGCGAGAGGGCAGATACCAATCCCCGGGGGCGGAGGGTAAAACCGGCGCGCGATGTCGCACGCCGGTCTGCCGGGAGGCTTAGACTACCCCGTCCCCACCGTCAGAGCACCAAACCTGGCCGGAGGTATAAGAGCAGGCATCGGATGCCAGGGTGACGTACAGCGGGGCGATCTCGACCGGCTGTCCCGGACGCCCCATCGGCGTGTCTTTCCCGAACTGTTTCACTTTCTCGTCCGGCTGACCGCCGCTGGACTGCAGTACCGTCCAGTAAGGGCCTGGCGCCACGGCGTTAACGCGAATGCCGCGTTTTGCCACCTGTTTGGCCAGCGATTTAGTGAAGATCGCCAGGCAGGCTTTGGTCTGGGCGTAATCGAGCAGGATCGGACTGGGTTTATAGGCCTGCACCGAGGTGGTGTTGATGATCGCGCTCCCGGCCTGGAGATGGGGCAGCGCGGCGCGGGTGATCCAGAACGGCGCGTAGACATTGGTTTTAAAGGTGGCGTCAAAGTCTTCGGTGGTGAGCTCCTCGAGAGTCTCACAATATTGCTGACGCCCGGCGTTATTGACCAGGATGCTCAGGCCACCCAGCTGTTCCACCGCATCGGCCACCAGCGACTGACAGAAGGACTCGGAGCGAATATCCCCCGGCAGGGCCACCGCGGTGCGGCCTTCGGCTTTAATCAGGGCGATGACTTCATCGGCATCCTCTTGCTCTTCCGGCAGATAGCTTATGGCGACATCGGCCCCTTCGCGGGCAAAGGCGATCGCCACCGCGCGGCCAATGCCGGAGTCACCGCCGGTAATGAGCGCTTTCTTACCGGCCAGCCGCCCGGTGCCGGTGTAGCTGGTTTCCCCATGGTCCGGTGACGGCTCCATTTCCGCATCCAGACCCGGCGGGTTTTGTTCTTGCTCCGGGAACTCCGGACGTGGAGCCGTCTCTTCTGGCAACATGGAGGTGGGTAATTTCTTCATTGGCGGTTTTTCATCTTGCATAGTCATCTCCTTCAGACAGAACGGGCCAGCTGTAAGGATAGGTCAGGTTCCCCCATCGCCAGACCCCGGGCGACTCGCCCAGGGCCAGTGAATGCCCGGGAAAAGAGGTACTGTTATTCCTTAACCGACTGATCCCCGGCGTATTTAAGTGAATAGCGCTGCGTTAATATCGCTGGGGTGAAATTAGGATTATTCCATCAATATTTAACGTGGCTGGGCTATTTTTCTCCCCGGGAAAAATTTTTTAAAGACGGAGAGGAAGACGCGTCGTGAAAAAGGGAATATTAAGTTAACCCGCTACGCATGGCTAATAACGCCATGCCTCTTAGGTGGTATTTTTTGTAAGGGTGGCTGTCCGGGAGTGGAAGAAATATTTATTCATCACTTTATTTTCATTTGTTTACAAACGAGGATCGCTGTCCGCAGAACAGACCATAATGGGCATATAATCCAAAGCGAAGAAGGGGTTGCGGAAAGATTAATTTTTAGTGCCGCTTCGCTGTGGTTAATTTATTTATTGGTAACGCTGATTAATGGCCGGAATTAATTTGACTCCTGCGGGTATTCCTCTAGTGTTAGATATCGAGGGCGATGATTTGTAACAGGGTCATTTTCCATTTACCAACCGATATTGATCAAACCAAAGGTGAACATTATGGCAGAGCATAGAGGCGGTTCAGGTAATTTTGCAGAAGATCGTGAAAAAGCATCCGAAGCCGGGCGTAAAGGTGGACAGCACAGCGGCGGGAACTTTAAAAATGATCCTGAGCGTGCATCCGAAGCCGGTAAAAAGGGTGGTAAGAACAGTCATGGCGGCGGCCGTAAAGCCGGCGACAGCTAGCGACTGATGACCCGTGACGCCGTTTCGACGGCGTCGGGACAGAAACCTGTGGGCCTGGCGGTCCGCAGGTTTCTGTTTATTTGCGAACGCTTTCCTTCACCCATCGTCTATTGTCCGCAATGGAAGAAAAGGAGCAGGATAATTAAATTATAGCAACCTTAATTATTAAGCGCTGTTTACCGCAGCGGCAATGTGCCGGCGAAGCGGTAAGGGCGAGTAAATGGCGGCACTATTTTTATGGCTGTGGAAAGGGAAGATATTGTCAGCCAGGCATTAACCGCAGGATGCCAGGGGTGGGCAGCAACACTTCCGCTTGCTAAATATTGTTCAGATCTAAGGTAATAAAATGAAACTGACGCCGGTATTTATTAAGCGTTGTCATCTTGTGGCCGCCGTTATGTGGGTAGGTCTGGCGATACCCTCGTTAATCTGGTGGAAAGACAGCGTCCTGTGGGTCATTCTCATCAGTATTTATGCTAATATTGTTGGGCATTTATCCGGATATAGCGCAGCGCGAGCTGACCAGGCGGCGGAAGAGAATGAAGATTCCCCGTCAAAATAAAAAATTAATGATCAGAGGTGTATATGACGGATAGTGAAAATTACCATAACTGGCTTCGCGATGCCCATGCCATGGAAAAACAGGCCGAGTCACTGCTTATGGCCACCATCAGACGCCTCGATAATGAACCGCAATTACGGACCCGCCTTGAACAACATCTCTATGAAACCCGTCGGCAACTGTCGGCCCTGCAGGACCTTATCGCCCGCAACCACATTTCCCGCTCGGCGCTGAAGGATGCAATGAGCCGGGTCGCAGCCCTGGGCCAGACTATTGGCATCATGCTGCCCGGCGATGAGCTCATTAAACTGATTATCACCGCCTACGTTTTTGCCCATTTTGAGGTCGCCTGCTATACCGCTTTATTAACGGCGGCGAAGCGAGTGGGAGACCATAGCGCGATGCCTACTCTGGAAGGGATCCTTGCCGAAGAGAGAGGGATGGCTGACTGGCTGCTGCATCATCTGCCGGCGCTGACCGGGCAATATCTGATGCATAACAATCTGCCCGGCGTTGAGGCCGGACAATAAGCCGCCGGAGTCAATTATGGTTAAGCGCCACACCATCGCGCTGCTCGCCACGGAGAAAGCGGTTCCGCTGAAATTAACCGCCAGGCAGCAGGCGCTGGTGGACGCGGTGGCGAACAGGGCCCCTCCTGCAGAGCCCGATCCCGTACCGCCTGTCGGCAAAGCAGACGTCAGGAACAGGAGGGCGCGCTGAGGAAGCTGACAGTGGCGGGCAGAACGCAAGGTGATAGTGATGCAACAGGAAGAGTGGTTTCACAGAGCGGTCATCTATCAGGTGGACAGTTCTCTGTTTTACGACGCCAACGGCGATGGGTTTGGCGATCTTGCCGGTATCCGCCAAAAGCTGCACTACATTCGTAGTCTGGGGGCGACGGTGCTCTGGCTGACCCCTTTCTATCTCACCCCACTGCAGGATGATGGCTATGATATCAGCGACCATCTGCAGCCCGATCCCCGCTTCGGGACCATCGCCGACGTGATTGAGCTGATTGCCCGCGCCCGGGAGCTGGGACTGCGGGTGATCGTTGAGCTGGTTATCCAGCACACCTCCGCCCGGCACCCGTGGTTTCAGGCGGCGCGACGCGATCCCCGCTCGCCGTGGCGGCCATACTATCTTTGGGCCGATCAGCCGCCTGAGAACGACGATCCGCCCATGTTTCCCGGCGTCGAGGAGAGCGTCTGGAGCTGGGACGACCAGGCCGGACAATACTATCGTCACATGTTTTATCGGCATGAGCCCGACCTGAATCTCGCTCATCCGCCGGTGATCGCCGAAATAGAAAACATCATCACCTTCTGGCTGCAGGCCGGGGTGTCAGGATTTCGCCTCGATGCGGCGTCACATCTGGTGAAGCAGGCCGGGAAGGGCGAAGAGGCGCGGGGCTACCCGCTGCTGACGCATCTTCGCCAGGTCGTGCAGCGCCTCAACCCCGACGCGATACTGCTGGGTGAAGTGGACGTGGAGGTGGAAGCGTATCGCCATTATTTCGGCCGCGGCGATCGGCTGCAGATGGTGCTCAATTTCTGGCTTAATAAATACCTCTATGTCAGCCTGGCGCAGCAGCGCGCCACCCCGGTGGTGAAGGCGCTGCAGGCGATGGTGGCCCCGCCGGACGGATGCTGCTTCGTCAACTGGCTGCGTAACCATGATGAACTGGACCTGGAGGGGATTGGCGAACGCAACAAGCGCCAGGTTATCCGCACCTTTGCCCCGGATAAATCGATGTCGGTTTACCAGCGCGGCGTGCGCCGGCGGCTGGCGCCGATGCTGGGTGGCGATACCCGACGCATCGCGCTGGCCCATGCTATCCTGCTGGCGCTGCCTGGCGTGCCGGTGATGCGCTATGGCGACGAGATTGGTATGGGCGACGATCTGCGCTTACCGGAGCGCTACGCGGTCCGAACGCCGATGCAGTGGTCGGCGGCGCCCAACGGCGGCTTCTCCCGGGCGGCGCGGGAGGATTTGCCGGTAAAACCGGTGGCCAGCGGACGGTTTCGCTACCAGCGGATCAATGTCGAAGCGGCGCTGCGCCACCCCCGCTCGCTACTGCATCGGGTGCGCAATATGGTGCTGGCGCGCACGGAATATACTGAACCGGGATCCATCCCTTTTACCCTCCTTACGGTGAAGCCTGCCGCGGTGCTGGGCTTGTGCTATCGCAGTGAATCGCGGGAGGTGCTGATGCTGGCGAACTGCAGCCAGCAGGCGGTAGAGGTGCAGCTCCCGCCGCTGGCCGAGGGCTACTGGAGCCCGATTCTGGAAGATAAGTTCTACCAGGACGGGCTGCACGGCGGGAAAGAGGCGCGGCTGGCGCTCTCAGGGTATGGCTACCGCTGGTTCAGCCGCAGCCTGCCTTAGCGCCGTCTCCCCGGTCGACGGAACAACGCCCGCAGGGCCATCGTCGCCACCGCCACGCCGACGCCGGCAGCCACTTTTCCCGGGAGATCGGCGCTGATGGTCACTGCTTTACGCCGTGCGCCATCGTTAAAGGGGCCGTGTCCGGGATGATTGCCGCGCACCGGCGTGAACAGGTCGTCCTGGTGCTCTGCCGGCTTCGGCTGGCCGGTAAACTGTCCCTCCCACGCTTTCTTCACCATCAGCCGATCGAGCAGACGAGGGAAGAAGACCTGGCCGAGGATCGACTGGATGGTGCTTTTCCCCACCCACAGCTCGTTCACCGGCCGCTGGATCACGCTGTAGATAGCCTCGGCGGCGACCTCCGGCTGATAGACCGGCGGTACCGGCTGCATGGCCTGATCCATTTTGTTGCGTGCCCAGCCAAACTGAGCGGTGTTCATCCCCGGCAGCTGGACCATGGTCAACTGGAGGTGGCTTTTCTCATGCATCAGTTCGGTGCGCACGGCATCGGTGAAGCCGCGAATGGCCGCTTTGGCTCCGCAATAGGCCGACTGCAGGGGGATCGAGCGCCAGGCCAGCGCCGATCCAGCCTGAATAATCACCCCCCGATCCCGGGGCGTCATCACCTCCAGCGCCGCGCGGGTGCCGTTGACATACCCAAGATAGGTCACCTCCGTCACCCGGCGAAATTCGTCGTCGCTCATCTGACGAAAGGGCGCCAGCACGGTGGTCATGGCGTTGTTGATCCAGACGTCTATGGCACCGAGGGTGGCTTCCACCTCGGCGGCGGCGCGCTGCACAGCCCCGGCATCGGCAACATCGGTGCTAATCGCCAGCGTTTTGACGCCAAACCGTTCGCAGGCCTGCTGCGTCTCCTGCAGACCCGTTTCATCGCGGGCGATCAGCGCCACGTGATATCCTGCGCGGGCGAAACGCAGCGCGGTGGCTTTTCCTGCCCCGGCGGTTCCGCCGGTAATAACCATCACGGACATAGTGACCTCATTCATTTTTTCGCTATCGTAAATTTAAGCTGCACGGATCGAATAATTATTAAGCACAAATAACAACGGTGAGGTGGGAAATATCCTGGAATAAGCGCAGTGTGAATCAGGCGACATATCCTGATGACTCTGGCCTGTTTCTGCATAAGCAGGCGTTGAGGTTCTATAATCTGTAAGGTCCCTGACAACCCGCGAGGAGGAAAAATGTTGACATTAAACACGCGTAGCGTTGAAAAAGAAGAGGATGACGCCACCCGCGCCCCGGAATCGGGGGATAAACAACCGGAGCGCGATAAATAGCTATTCCGCTGTTATTCCTGTTGCGGAATAATGGATATCTGGCCGTTACGTTCGAGAATAGCGAATTTGATCGCTTTCAGTTCATAAATCCCATGGTGCTGCCTGGCCGCCAGCAGGATATCATCGACAGAAATATTGACGAGCTTGATTTTCTCATCGATGACAGCACCATTTTCCACCACGATAACCGGCGTGCCATCAAGGAAATTTTCCGCCTGGGCAAATTTTTTCTTAATATAACCAAATAAAATATCAATACTGACCAGGGTGACGATAGTCAGCATCGAACCGGTGACGGAATAATCTGTGCTGAGCATCGCCTGCTGGGTGGCTTCGCTGATAATCAGCAGCAATATCAGGTCAAAATTCGTTAACTGCATCAGGGTTCGTCTGCCGGCAATCTTGAAAATAATCAGCAATATCAGATAGATTGCTGCGGCTCTAAGGACCATTTCCATCGCGACTCCTACGGATAGACAAACTGCTGCCAGCTGACGGCAGGGCGATCGTTGACGGCCGCCTGCAGGGAGAGAGTGCCTATGGTTTTGGGGGTAATCGCTAACCACACCGAGAGCGGCGAGCGGCTGGTCGTCCGCTGATACACCAGATATAATTTCCCGTCGGCACTGTACATTTTATCCGGCTGCGGGCGGATATCGCCAAGCTGGTAGCGAGTTAATAACGTG is part of the Klebsiella quasipneumoniae subsp. quasipneumoniae genome and encodes:
- a CDS encoding YmjA family protein, which translates into the protein MSNDIPLKFYDIVDEYETEAAAPVKDEERDALARYFQLLIARLTNNEEIDEEAQQEMAREAAVDERRIDDIANFLNQWGNE
- a CDS encoding SDR family oxidoreductase, coding for MQDEKPPMKKLPTSMLPEETAPRPEFPEQEQNPPGLDAEMEPSPDHGETSYTGTGRLAGKKALITGGDSGIGRAVAIAFAREGADVAISYLPEEQEDADEVIALIKAEGRTAVALPGDIRSESFCQSLVADAVEQLGGLSILVNNAGRQQYCETLEELTTEDFDATFKTNVYAPFWITRAALPHLQAGSAIINTTSVQAYKPSPILLDYAQTKACLAIFTKSLAKQVAKRGIRVNAVAPGPYWTVLQSSGGQPDEKVKQFGKDTPMGRPGQPVEIAPLYVTLASDACSYTSGQVWCSDGGDGVV
- a CDS encoding general stress protein, with the protein product MAEHRGGSGNFAEDREKASEAGRKGGQHSGGNFKNDPERASEAGKKGGKNSHGGGRKAGDS
- a CDS encoding ferritin-like domain-containing protein, which translates into the protein MTDSENYHNWLRDAHAMEKQAESLLMATIRRLDNEPQLRTRLEQHLYETRRQLSALQDLIARNHISRSALKDAMSRVAALGQTIGIMLPGDELIKLIITAYVFAHFEVACYTALLTAAKRVGDHSAMPTLEGILAEERGMADWLLHHLPALTGQYLMHNNLPGVEAGQ
- a CDS encoding alpha-amylase family protein: MQQEEWFHRAVIYQVDSSLFYDANGDGFGDLAGIRQKLHYIRSLGATVLWLTPFYLTPLQDDGYDISDHLQPDPRFGTIADVIELIARARELGLRVIVELVIQHTSARHPWFQAARRDPRSPWRPYYLWADQPPENDDPPMFPGVEESVWSWDDQAGQYYRHMFYRHEPDLNLAHPPVIAEIENIITFWLQAGVSGFRLDAASHLVKQAGKGEEARGYPLLTHLRQVVQRLNPDAILLGEVDVEVEAYRHYFGRGDRLQMVLNFWLNKYLYVSLAQQRATPVVKALQAMVAPPDGCCFVNWLRNHDELDLEGIGERNKRQVIRTFAPDKSMSVYQRGVRRRLAPMLGGDTRRIALAHAILLALPGVPVMRYGDEIGMGDDLRLPERYAVRTPMQWSAAPNGGFSRAAREDLPVKPVASGRFRYQRINVEAALRHPRSLLHRVRNMVLARTEYTEPGSIPFTLLTVKPAAVLGLCYRSESREVLMLANCSQQAVEVQLPPLAEGYWSPILEDKFYQDGLHGGKEARLALSGYGYRWFSRSLP
- a CDS encoding SDR family oxidoreductase; the protein is MSVMVITGGTAGAGKATALRFARAGYHVALIARDETGLQETQQACERFGVKTLAISTDVADAGAVQRAAAEVEATLGAIDVWINNAMTTVLAPFRQMSDDEFRRVTEVTYLGYVNGTRAALEVMTPRDRGVIIQAGSALAWRSIPLQSAYCGAKAAIRGFTDAVRTELMHEKSHLQLTMVQLPGMNTAQFGWARNKMDQAMQPVPPVYQPEVAAEAIYSVIQRPVNELWVGKSTIQSILGQVFFPRLLDRLMVKKAWEGQFTGQPKPAEHQDDLFTPVRGNHPGHGPFNDGARRKAVTISADLPGKVAAGVGVAVATMALRALFRRPGRRR
- a CDS encoding DUF421 domain-containing protein — its product is MEMVLRAAAIYLILLIIFKIAGRRTLMQLTNFDLILLLIISEATQQAMLSTDYSVTGSMLTIVTLVSIDILFGYIKKKFAQAENFLDGTPVIVVENGAVIDEKIKLVNISVDDILLAARQHHGIYELKAIKFAILERNGQISIIPQQE